One genomic segment of Oncorhynchus kisutch isolate 150728-3 linkage group LG15, Okis_V2, whole genome shotgun sequence includes these proteins:
- the LOC109905800 gene encoding LOW QUALITY PROTEIN: signal recognition particle receptor subunit alpha-like (The sequence of the model RefSeq protein was modified relative to this genomic sequence to represent the inferred CDS: inserted 2 bases in 1 codon; deleted 1 base in 1 codon): MLDFFTIFSKGGIVLWCFQGTGVTESFTGPVNALIRSVILQERSGNNSYTHDALSLKYKLDNEFELVFVVGFQKILTLTYVDKFIDDVQLHFRDRYKNELEQKGARTLLSSCFAFEDDFKMLLCEAEESSKARGPTSMRSFNASLKSQKTVKSMIETKGGDKGKEQGGKKNKNAKKEAPAAEPVKGEQAKAPASQKTVENGNQGLTQEEIIQKKREEFIRKRMWAPAEKPSKSPKPVKEKTKGKEKRVWTLGGSSTKELDYSQCNGNGDHATGVHVLDAQADPGMQLSSMKGDLLAVDYESSEEDAVEKVVVADTSKQMGAYVGMFGMLKGLVGSKSLSQEDMEPVLEKMRDHLIAKNVAAEIASQLCDSVAKKLEGKVMGTFTTVASTVKGALQDSLVQILQPKRRVDILRDVLEARSQRRPFIITFCGVNGVGKSTNLAKISFWLIENGFTVLIAACDTFRAGAVEQLRTHQRRLNSMHPPQDDRGRPVVQLYEKGYGKDAAGIAMEAIAYARNQDFDVVLVDTAGRMQDNTPLMTALAKLIAVNMPDLVLFVGEALVDNEAVDQLVKFNQALADHSMXLIDGIVLTKFDTIDDKVGAAISMTYITGQPIVFVGTGQTYNDLRSLNARAVVGALMKA, from the exons ATGCTGGATTTCTTCACCATCTTCAGTAAGGGAGGcatagtgttgtggtgttttCAGGGAACCGGTGTTACAGAATCCTTCACCGGGCCTGTCAACGCGCTGATCCGCTCCGTGATCCTTCAG GAACGCAGTGGCAACAATTCCTATACTCATGATGCCTTGAGTCTTAAGTACAAACTCGATAATGAGTTTGAGCTGGTTTTTGTG gTGGGTTTTCAAAAAATCCTGACGCTGACGTATGTTGACAAGTTCATAGATGACGTACAGCTCCACTTCAGGGATCGCTATAAGAATGAGCTGGAGCAAAAG GGGGCCCGTACACTGTTGAGCAGCTGTTTTGCATTTGAGGATGACTTCAAAATGCTTCTTTG TGAGGCGGAGGAGAGCAGCAAAGCTCGAGGTCCTACCTCCATGAGGAGCTTCAATGCTTCCCTGAAATCCCAGAAAACTGTGAAGTCCATGATCGAGACGAAGGGAGGGGATAAGGGCAAGGAACAGGGTGGCAAGAAGAATAAGAATGCCAAAAAAGAGG CTCCTGCTGCTGAGCCTGTGAAAGGGGAACAAGCTAAGGCTCCAGCCAGTCAGAAGACAGTGGAGAATGGTAACCAGGGCTTGACCCAGGAGGAGATCAttcagaagaagagagaggagtttATACGCAAGCGCATGTGGGCACCTGCAGAGAAGCCCAG TAAGTCCCCCAAACCTGTGAAGGAGAAAACCAAGGGGAAAGAGAAGCGGGTGTGGACCTTGGGTGGCAGCAGCACCAAGGAACTGGACTACAGCCAGTGCAATGGCAACGGAGACCATGCTACTGGGGTCCATGTCCTGGATGCTCAAGCTGACCCG GGGATGCAGCTGAGCTCGATGAAGGGTGACCTGCTCGCTGTGGATTACGAGTCCAGCGAGGAAGATGCGGTGGAGAAGGTGGTAGTTGCTGACACAAGCAAACAAAT GGGTGCTTATGTGGGGATGTTTGGGATGCTCAAGGGCCTGGTGGGTTCCAAGAGTCTGAGCCAGGAGGACATGGAGCCAGTTCTGGAGAAGATGAGGGACCACCTCATCG CTAAGAATGTAGCAGCTGAAATTGCCTCCCAACTCTGTGACTCTGTAGCCAAGAAACTGGAGGGCAAAGTCATGGGTACCTTCACTA cTGTAGCATCAACAGTAAAGGGGGCCCTGCAGGACTCCCTGGTCCAGATCCTGCAACCAAAGCGGCGTGTGGACATCCTGAGAGACGTCTTGGAGGCTCGGAGCCAGCGCAGGCCCTTCATCATCACCTTCTGTGGGGTCAACGGGGTTGGCAAGTCCACCAACCTGGCCAAG ATCTCTTTCTGGCTAATCGAGAACGGTTTCACCGTGCTGATAGCAGCCTGTGACACATTCCGTGCGGGGGCCGTGGAGCAGCTGCGTACCCACCAGCGCCGCCTTAACTCCATGCACCCCCCTCAGGACGACAGGGGACGCCCCGTAGTGCAGCTTTATGAGAAAGGCTACGGGAAGGATGCCGCTGGCATCGCCATGGAGGCTATCGCCTATG CCCGTAACCAGGACTTTGATGTGGTGCTGGTGGACACTGCTGGACGGATGCAGGACAACACCCCGCTGATGACGGCCCTGGCCAAGCTGATAGCTGTCAACATGCCTGACCTGGTGCTGTTTGTGGGGGAGGCTCTAGTGGACAACGAGGCTGTCGACCAGCTA GTGAAATTTAACCAGGCGCTGGCTGATCACTCCAT TCTGATTGATGGGATCGTTCTCACCAAGTTTGACACCATTGATGACAAG GTTGGCGCTGCTATCTCAATGACCTACATCACAGGGCAGCCCATTGTGTTTGTCGGCACGGGGCAGACCTACAATGACCTGCGGAGCCTCAATGCCCGTGCTGTGGTGGGCGCCCTTATGAAGGCCTGA